The Candidatus Paceibacterota bacterium nucleotide sequence AAAAACATAGTCCTGCAGTACAACCTTATCCCAGATATCCGTATTTGATTGAATTTTAACATTATTTCCTATTACCGCTCCTTCTGCAATAAAACAATTATGACCAACAGTACAGTCATTTCCTATTACCGCTCCTTT carries:
- a CDS encoding N-acetyltransferase; translation: MKNNYWKHKTAEIEKGANIGKGTKIWHHCQIKKGAVIGNDCTVGHNCFIAEGAVIGNNVKIQSNTDIWDKVVLQDYVF